A section of the Leminorella richardii genome encodes:
- the gloA gene encoding lactoylglutathione lyase codes for MRLLHTMIRVGNLQRSIDFYTQVLGMRLLRSSENTEYKYSLAFVGYSDESQGSVIELTYNWGVESYDMGSAFGHIALGVDNVAQTCEQIRSAGGKVTREAGPVKGGTTIIAFVEDPDGYKIELIENKQASSALGN; via the coding sequence ATGCGTTTACTTCACACCATGATCCGCGTAGGTAACCTACAGCGCTCTATCGATTTTTATACTCAGGTTTTGGGCATGCGCCTGCTGCGCAGCAGTGAAAATACCGAATACAAATACTCTCTCGCCTTTGTAGGCTACAGCGACGAAAGCCAAGGCTCAGTCATCGAGCTCACCTATAACTGGGGTGTCGAAAGCTATGACATGGGCTCCGCGTTTGGTCACATCGCGCTAGGCGTCGACAACGTTGCACAGACCTGCGAGCAAATCCGCAGCGCCGGGGGCAAAGTCACTCGCGAAGCCGGTCCGGTAAAAGGCGGCACAACGATTATCGCCTTTGTTGAAGACCCCGACGGCTATAAGATCGAGCTGATAGAAAACAAACAGGCCAGCAGTGCCTTAGGTAACTGA